One part of the Candidatus Poribacteria bacterium genome encodes these proteins:
- a CDS encoding glycine--tRNA ligase subunit beta — protein sequence MTLQEIILALEKFWADHGCVIQQPCDIEVGAGTFNPATFLRCLGPEPWRVAYVEPVRRPTDGRYAENPFRVGAYYQYQVILKPAPENVLPLYLESLYHLGISPRKNDIRFVEDDWESPTLGASGLGWEVWWNGAEVTQFTYFQQMGSIDLDPICAEITYGLERIALYLQDVDDFFDIRWNEHVNYGDVHRQSEVEYSTYNFERADVDMLFESFGTYEKETHACLDAGLVLPATDHVLKCSHTFNMLDARGVISVTERVSYIERVRRLAQRIARAYVKQREEMEHPLLGKWAAVGGICNPDASEIQEDAPLTQETADLLFEIGTEEIPASYVPPVLEQLRELATESLTNHRVPFGEVETLGTPRRITLSIKDLKTLQESQETEVVGPPKRIAYDANGEPTKAAIGFAKTQGVELSALRIVETERGEYVAASKLEKGVPTREILKTLLTEWIEALRFPKTMRWETESGESRAFARFARPIRWLVALLGDTVVDCTYGAARAGRLTYGHRSLHPEPITLTSADLGTYVEKLRAVGVIACPKERRDTIERQVRDVLEVEGGLPKLDAELLDTVNYLVENPQPIVGNFSESHLEIPSEVLITAMKTHQRYFPMWKSESVLAAKFITISNGTDGNIDGVRHGNERVLHARLNDAEFFYSEDQKTSLADKVERLGAVVFHAKLGSLLDKAERLKALIQFIGAELQVPETTIRHAERAAWLCKADLTTHMVIEFPSLQGITGKYYAENGGEAEPVATAIAEHYQPLGADTSLPETEVGMLVAIADKLDTIVGYFGIEERPTGSQDPYSLRRHALGTIRILQDRKLLLSLDAVVEKAISLYTVELADDTRASILNFIKERQRVILLETHQYAPDLADAVLAVGAVDIVDILKRARALAEFRLTPNFEELYNALNRVLRILPPDAPETVDATLLCDAAEKQLADRITEADPHVHRSIQERDYAKLLMQLATLQPAIDTFFDEVLVMAEESALRANRLALLNQIGRNIYAVADLTKLVIAGN from the coding sequence ATGACTCTTCAAGAAATAATTTTAGCGTTAGAAAAATTTTGGGCAGATCACGGATGCGTCATCCAGCAACCGTGTGATATTGAAGTCGGGGCAGGTACATTTAATCCCGCAACATTTTTGCGATGTCTCGGTCCAGAACCGTGGCGAGTGGCGTACGTAGAACCTGTGCGACGTCCAACCGACGGCAGATACGCCGAGAACCCTTTCCGTGTCGGGGCATATTATCAATATCAGGTGATACTCAAACCAGCACCGGAGAATGTACTTCCGCTCTATCTTGAGAGCCTCTATCACCTCGGCATTTCACCGCGTAAGAACGACATCCGATTCGTGGAAGACGACTGGGAATCGCCGACACTCGGTGCCTCGGGACTCGGCTGGGAGGTCTGGTGGAACGGTGCAGAAGTCACACAATTTACCTACTTCCAACAGATGGGGAGTATTGATCTCGATCCGATTTGTGCTGAGATTACCTACGGGCTTGAGCGCATTGCACTCTACTTGCAAGATGTCGACGACTTTTTTGACATCCGCTGGAATGAGCACGTCAATTACGGTGACGTCCACCGGCAGAGTGAGGTGGAATACTCCACTTACAACTTTGAGCGTGCGGATGTAGACATGCTTTTTGAATCGTTTGGTACGTATGAAAAGGAGACCCATGCGTGTTTAGATGCAGGGTTAGTGCTACCCGCAACCGATCATGTCTTGAAATGCTCGCATACCTTCAATATGTTGGACGCACGCGGGGTCATCAGTGTCACGGAACGGGTAAGTTATATCGAGCGCGTCCGACGGCTCGCGCAACGGATAGCACGCGCCTATGTCAAACAGCGCGAAGAGATGGAACACCCGCTTCTCGGAAAATGGGCGGCAGTAGGCGGGATTTGTAATCCCGACGCTTCTGAAATACAAGAAGACGCGCCCCTTACGCAAGAGACCGCTGACCTCCTATTTGAAATCGGCACGGAAGAGATACCTGCGAGTTATGTCCCGCCTGTTCTTGAACAACTGCGCGAGCTCGCGACGGAATCCCTTACGAACCACAGAGTACCCTTCGGCGAGGTTGAAACACTCGGCACACCGCGTCGTATCACACTCAGTATCAAGGACCTAAAGACGCTTCAGGAGAGCCAAGAGACAGAGGTCGTGGGACCTCCCAAACGTATCGCCTATGATGCGAACGGCGAACCGACAAAAGCCGCTATAGGCTTCGCAAAAACGCAAGGTGTTGAACTCTCGGCACTCCGCATCGTTGAGACCGAACGCGGGGAATATGTCGCTGCCTCCAAACTCGAAAAGGGAGTCCCGACACGAGAAATCTTGAAAACGTTGTTGACTGAATGGATTGAAGCCCTCCGCTTTCCGAAAACCATGCGCTGGGAGACCGAATCTGGAGAATCGCGTGCGTTCGCTCGCTTTGCGCGGCCTATCCGGTGGCTCGTTGCTTTGTTGGGAGATACGGTTGTCGACTGTACTTACGGAGCGGCACGTGCAGGACGGTTAACCTACGGACATCGATCCCTGCATCCTGAACCGATAACTTTAACTTCTGCTGACTTAGGCACTTATGTTGAAAAGCTGCGTGCTGTCGGTGTCATCGCTTGCCCAAAAGAGCGTAGGGACACAATTGAAAGGCAGGTGAGAGACGTTTTGGAGGTCGAGGGAGGTCTTCCAAAGTTAGATGCGGAATTGCTGGATACAGTGAACTACCTCGTGGAAAACCCACAACCGATCGTCGGGAATTTTAGTGAATCGCATTTGGAAATACCGTCTGAAGTGTTGATTACGGCGATGAAGACGCATCAACGCTATTTTCCGATGTGGAAAAGTGAGTCCGTGCTCGCCGCGAAGTTTATTACGATTTCCAACGGAACAGACGGCAATATTGACGGGGTTCGACACGGGAATGAACGCGTCCTCCACGCGAGGCTCAACGATGCTGAGTTCTTCTACAGCGAAGACCAAAAAACCAGCCTCGCCGATAAGGTTGAACGTTTAGGTGCCGTTGTTTTCCACGCCAAACTCGGTTCACTTTTAGATAAGGCGGAACGGCTTAAAGCGTTAATTCAGTTCATCGGTGCAGAATTGCAGGTGCCGGAAACAACCATTCGTCATGCAGAACGCGCAGCGTGGCTGTGTAAAGCAGATCTGACGACGCACATGGTTATTGAATTCCCGTCATTGCAAGGAATTACCGGGAAATATTACGCAGAAAACGGTGGAGAAGCGGAACCTGTCGCGACGGCTATTGCTGAGCATTACCAACCGCTCGGTGCTGATACGTCGTTACCCGAGACCGAAGTCGGGATGCTTGTTGCGATTGCCGATAAACTCGACACTATTGTCGGATACTTTGGTATAGAGGAACGACCCACCGGTTCGCAAGACCCATATTCATTACGACGGCATGCCCTCGGCACAATCCGGATCCTCCAAGACCGGAAGTTGCTGCTGTCTTTAGATGCTGTTGTTGAAAAAGCGATCTCTCTCTATACCGTCGAATTAGCCGATGATACACGAGCGAGTATCCTTAACTTCATAAAGGAACGTCAACGCGTTATTTTGTTGGAGACACATCAATATGCGCCGGATCTTGCCGATGCTGTTTTAGCGGTTGGTGCCGTTGACATCGTTGATATCCTCAAACGTGCCAGGGCACTTGCCGAATTTCGCTTGACACCAAATTTTGAGGAACTGTATAATGCACTCAATCGGGTCCTGAGAATTTTACCGCCGGACGCTCCAGAAACGGTAGATGCGACGCTGTTGTGCGACGCCGCTGAAAAGCAATTGGCTGACCGTATTACTGAGGCAGATCCGCATGTCCATCGAAGCATTCAGGAACGCGACTACGCAAAACTGCTGATGCAACTCGCTACTTTACAACCCGCAATAGACACATTCTTTGATGAAGTCTTGGTGATGGCGGAGGAGTCGGCACTACGCGCGAATAGATTGGCGTTATTGAACCAGATCGGGCGGAATATCTACGCTGTCGCAGACCTGACAAAACTCGTGATCGCTGGAAATTAA
- a CDS encoding phytanoyl-CoA dioxygenase family protein: MDWQLETIVSDEQVGFYKENGYITFGRIFTKAELDTLRDYVDEMIENLSEGRRPEQMDVPHFEHPFLFKYLTHPRVLKVIERFIGPDIVLWSSHFISKREHDGMAVPWHQDGVYWGKSLEPMDVITMWLAVDESKVENGCMRVIAGSHKLQDRRYEDVDRTNNLFGSEVVEEDLDTSKVVNLELEVGECHFHDAWTIHNSSPNVSQKRRCGYTMRYMPASVRYPGAEWRRKHHIYLLQGEDRTDGFNTYAPVPEF, encoded by the coding sequence ATGGACTGGCAACTGGAAACGATTGTCTCTGATGAGCAGGTCGGATTTTACAAAGAAAATGGATATATCACGTTTGGACGCATCTTCACAAAAGCGGAATTGGATACGCTCCGAGATTATGTGGACGAGATGATTGAGAATCTGTCAGAGGGCAGACGTCCTGAACAGATGGACGTCCCACATTTTGAGCACCCCTTTTTGTTTAAGTATCTGACGCATCCGCGGGTGTTGAAAGTCATAGAGCGGTTTATTGGACCGGATATTGTACTCTGGTCGAGCCACTTTATTAGTAAACGCGAGCACGATGGCATGGCAGTCCCGTGGCACCAAGATGGGGTCTACTGGGGTAAGTCTCTTGAGCCGATGGACGTCATCACGATGTGGTTGGCGGTAGATGAATCGAAGGTTGAGAACGGTTGCATGCGCGTTATCGCTGGAAGTCACAAATTACAGGATCGTCGCTATGAAGATGTGGATCGCACGAATAACCTGTTCGGAAGCGAGGTCGTGGAGGAGGACTTAGACACATCAAAGGTCGTCAATTTGGAACTGGAAGTCGGTGAGTGCCATTTTCACGACGCCTGGACAATCCATAACTCGAGTCCGAACGTCTCGCAGAAACGGAGATGTGGTTATACGATGCGCTATATGCCAGCGAGTGTCCGTTATCCCGGGGCAGAGTGGCGCCGTAAGCACCATATTTATCTGCTACAAGGCGAAGATAGGACGGATGGCTTTAACACCTACGCACCTGTACCGGAGTTCTAA
- the dgoD gene encoding galactonate dehydratase, with protein sequence MKIAKIEQFYPRRRMRLVKITTDTGIVGWGETTLEGKPKSTWAAVEELADYFIGKDPLRIEHHWQHVYRSAFFRGGNILMSALSGIDQALWDIAGKSYGVPTYELLGGAVRDRIRVYAHWGIGSLTDEGKATAKERLEFLQQKGGYTAFKSGPGGKWRGHEPPAVIDEFVERAYLMREWVGPDVELAFDFHGKMTPALAIEICHELKGMRPMFVEEPIPQENVDALKQVSDHVPFPIATGERLLTRWGFREVFEKQAVAYLQPDTSHTGGITELKKIANMAEVYYMHIAPHCAIGPVAFSASLHVDAVVPNFLIQEQIDDGLGAGLLVDEWHVTNGHIELPTKPGLGFEIDEKEAERIRDTYPEELGGEFYYDTDGSVADW encoded by the coding sequence ATGAAAATTGCGAAGATTGAACAATTCTACCCACGTCGTCGGATGCGTCTCGTGAAAATTACAACGGATACCGGCATCGTCGGATGGGGAGAAACTACACTTGAAGGGAAACCCAAGAGTACCTGGGCGGCAGTCGAAGAACTTGCCGATTACTTTATTGGCAAAGACCCGCTCCGCATTGAACACCATTGGCAGCATGTTTACCGCTCTGCCTTTTTCAGAGGCGGAAATATTCTCATGTCTGCTTTGTCCGGTATCGATCAGGCGTTGTGGGACATCGCTGGGAAGTCCTACGGTGTGCCCACCTACGAATTATTGGGGGGTGCTGTGCGCGATCGCATCCGTGTTTACGCACACTGGGGCATTGGAAGTCTGACAGATGAAGGAAAGGCAACTGCCAAGGAACGCCTCGAATTCTTACAGCAAAAAGGTGGCTACACAGCGTTTAAAAGCGGTCCCGGTGGTAAATGGCGTGGGCATGAACCTCCTGCAGTAATTGATGAATTTGTGGAGCGTGCCTACCTCATGCGTGAATGGGTGGGACCCGATGTCGAACTCGCTTTCGATTTTCACGGTAAGATGACCCCTGCCCTTGCAATTGAAATCTGTCACGAACTTAAAGGGATGCGTCCAATGTTCGTCGAAGAACCTATCCCACAAGAGAATGTTGACGCACTCAAGCAGGTGTCCGACCATGTGCCGTTCCCAATCGCAACTGGAGAACGTCTACTCACCCGCTGGGGTTTCCGAGAGGTGTTTGAGAAACAGGCGGTCGCTTACCTACAGCCCGATACTTCACACACTGGCGGCATTACTGAACTGAAAAAGATTGCGAACATGGCGGAGGTCTACTATATGCACATCGCTCCGCATTGTGCGATTGGCCCCGTCGCCTTCTCCGCTTCCCTTCACGTTGATGCCGTTGTCCCGAATTTCCTAATTCAAGAACAGATCGATGATGGTTTAGGGGCGGGCTTGTTGGTTGACGAGTGGCACGTTACAAATGGTCACATTGAATTGCCGACAAAGCCGGGGCTCGGTTTTGAAATTGATGAAAAGGAAGCAGAACGGATACGTGATACCTATCCAGAAGAGCTCGGTGGCGAATTCTATTACGACACCGACGGCAGCGTGGCGGATTGGTAG
- a CDS encoding transposase produces MYTTNYKLFRAPRNRNLKRKTWIAHTIWNYFLGWQRMRYSLGLPYLSYKEMSREFTMLRKSHPNMFAHWRELDSWAARQVLKRLDDGYQRFFKKIAKRPPKFRSFRKPYSLTMCPSGYKFDRPIAGDKGFGIYSDRVTIMGKTYRFNLSRPIFGNIKTITIKEDALGDFYMSVVTDHKQSHLKPMTGNAAGFDIGVKTMLTCSNGKHYESPHFFTESIDNVRTANRQLSTKKRGSNNRERARKHHTRMHRKVKRQREDHHWKLALELARRFDVLFFETLNLDGMKRLWGRKVSDIGFYAFLEKVKWKPAKKRGKRLECIDQWQPTTSVCHVCDTRVSLELSDRTWTCQHCNTYHDRDVNAAINILKVGASTFGVKNVRLAIASGS; encoded by the coding sequence ATGTATACCACGAATTACAAACTTTTTCGTGCGCCGCGCAATCGCAATTTGAAGCGAAAAACGTGGATAGCACATACAATATGGAACTATTTTCTTGGTTGGCAACGCATGCGATATTCTCTTGGGCTGCCGTATCTCTCCTACAAAGAAATGTCTCGTGAGTTTACGATGCTACGTAAGTCGCATCCCAATATGTTTGCACATTGGCGTGAGTTGGATTCTTGGGCAGCGCGCCAAGTCCTCAAACGCCTTGATGATGGTTACCAACGGTTCTTTAAGAAAATCGCCAAACGTCCGCCAAAGTTTAGATCGTTTCGTAAACCTTACTCTTTGACAATGTGTCCCTCTGGATACAAATTTGACCGCCCCATTGCGGGTGATAAAGGTTTCGGAATCTATAGCGACCGAGTCACGATCATGGGGAAAACATACCGATTTAATTTGAGTCGTCCGATCTTTGGAAATATCAAAACTATCACGATTAAAGAAGATGCACTTGGCGATTTCTATATGTCTGTTGTTACGGATCACAAGCAGTCGCATCTCAAACCAATGACGGGTAATGCTGCTGGGTTTGATATCGGAGTCAAAACAATGCTGACCTGTTCCAACGGAAAACACTACGAATCGCCTCATTTTTTCACGGAGTCTATTGATAACGTCCGAACCGCCAATCGCCAACTCTCTACGAAAAAGCGGGGCAGTAACAACCGAGAACGTGCGAGAAAGCATCACACACGTATGCACCGCAAGGTGAAAAGGCAACGCGAAGATCATCACTGGAAACTCGCACTTGAACTTGCGCGTAGATTTGATGTGCTGTTCTTTGAGACCTTGAACCTTGACGGAATGAAACGACTCTGGGGGCGAAAAGTCTCTGATATAGGTTTCTACGCATTCTTGGAAAAAGTCAAGTGGAAACCAGCAAAGAAACGTGGTAAGCGTCTGGAATGCATAGATCAATGGCAACCTACAACTTCTGTGTGCCACGTCTGCGACACACGTGTCTCCCTTGAATTGAGTGATAGAACATGGACTTGTCAACATTGTAATACCTATCATGACCGCGATGTGAACGCGGCTATTAACATTCTTAAGGTTGGGGCATCAACCTTTGGAGTAAAGAACGTTAGACTTGCAATCGCAAGCGGTTCTTGA
- a CDS encoding glycerate kinase, producing the protein MKIVVAPDSFKGSVSALEAARAIEHGLRRVFPDAVIEKIPMADGGEGTVQSLVDATGGHLQTRRVLAPLENEVDAPFGILSDGETAVIEMASASGLTLVEPNARNPLRTTTYGTGQLIHAALEAGCRRLIIGIGGSATNDGGAGMAEALGVRLLDTHGKQIQRGGGNLSQLTSIDVTDLHPAIAETETVVACDVNNPLTGPDGASHVYGPQKGATPEMIETLDGHLAHFDKVLMHTLGKSFNDIPGAGAAGGLGAGLMAFLNAELQLGIDIMIDAVNLKERVKGAAVVFTGEGQLDFQTAFGKTPVGVAKVAKAHGIPVIAIAGGIAEGAEAVYDAGIDAMLGIVQEPMSLEDAVTDASRLIADTAEQAARLVAIGTRMPK; encoded by the coding sequence ATGAAAATTGTAGTTGCCCCTGATTCATTTAAAGGGAGTGTCAGTGCTCTCGAAGCCGCACGTGCGATTGAGCACGGACTCCGCCGTGTGTTTCCCGATGCCGTCATTGAGAAGATACCGATGGCAGACGGTGGTGAAGGGACAGTGCAATCGCTTGTAGATGCCACCGGTGGACACCTCCAAACACGCCGTGTGCTTGCCCCCCTCGAAAACGAGGTCGATGCACCATTCGGTATTCTCTCCGACGGAGAGACCGCCGTTATTGAGATGGCATCCGCCTCCGGTCTCACACTCGTCGAACCGAACGCACGGAATCCGCTTCGGACCACTACCTATGGGACTGGACAACTGATTCACGCCGCTCTGGAAGCAGGGTGCAGGCGCTTGATCATCGGTATCGGTGGTAGTGCAACAAACGATGGTGGTGCCGGAATGGCGGAGGCACTCGGTGTCCGATTGCTGGATACGCACGGAAAACAGATTCAACGCGGGGGTGGGAACCTTAGCCAATTAACGTCGATAGATGTAACCGACTTACATCCCGCTATTGCCGAAACCGAAACCGTTGTCGCCTGTGATGTTAACAACCCTTTGACCGGACCAGACGGCGCATCCCACGTCTATGGACCGCAAAAAGGGGCAACCCCTGAAATGATTGAAACGTTAGATGGGCATCTCGCACATTTTGACAAGGTTTTGATGCACACTCTCGGAAAATCTTTTAATGACATTCCCGGTGCGGGTGCAGCGGGTGGATTAGGCGCAGGATTGATGGCGTTCCTCAATGCGGAGTTGCAACTCGGTATCGATATTATGATTGATGCCGTGAATCTCAAAGAACGGGTAAAAGGTGCCGCTGTTGTTTTCACGGGTGAAGGGCAACTGGACTTTCAAACAGCGTTTGGGAAAACGCCTGTCGGTGTTGCGAAGGTCGCAAAAGCGCACGGCATTCCCGTCATAGCAATTGCGGGCGGTATCGCTGAAGGTGCCGAAGCCGTTTACGATGCCGGTATTGATGCGATGTTAGGCATTGTCCAAGAACCGATGTCCCTCGAAGATGCCGTTACAGATGCGTCGCGGTTGATCGCCGATACAGCGGAGCAAGCGGCACGATTGGTTGCCATCGGAACCAGAATGCCCAAGTAA
- a CDS encoding NIPSNAP family containing protein, producing MAFFELRQYRTKPGQRENWVKYMEETVLPFQISKGMVVIGSFIGEEEDDLYVWIRRFESEAQREQLYAAVYEDDRWLNEMSPRVGELIDREQIVVTRLEPTSRSAHQ from the coding sequence ATGGCTTTTTTTGAACTACGACAGTACAGAACGAAACCCGGTCAACGTGAGAATTGGGTGAAATACATGGAAGAAACGGTCCTGCCGTTCCAAATTTCTAAAGGAATGGTTGTGATTGGCAGTTTCATCGGTGAAGAAGAGGACGACCTTTACGTCTGGATTCGGCGGTTTGAGAGTGAGGCGCAGCGTGAGCAACTCTACGCAGCGGTTTATGAAGACGATCGGTGGCTAAATGAAATGTCACCCCGCGTCGGCGAACTGATCGATAGAGAACAGATCGTTGTCACACGACTGGAACCTACCTCACGCTCGGCACATCAGTAA
- a CDS encoding phytanoyl-CoA dioxygenase family protein, whose product MGPEEKYLFDLWGYVNIENVLGTDELAELNALIDAQDYPDPVDDDVYSQRFGGFLSWENDAFRKLLNHPRIMPFLAEIVGPKFRLDHVYGILMIEGNPGGMLHGGGTPYDPAQYYVFRNDRMYNGLTVVSWALTDMLPGHGGFCCIPGSHKSNYPCPAEFRPVEDNETCMAPVHQKAGDVVIFTEALTHGTLPWTTSHERRSILFKYSPGHASWGQGRYDDELRNLMSDEDQKLMLEPPYVASRKPVV is encoded by the coding sequence ATGGGTCCTGAAGAAAAATATCTGTTCGACCTTTGGGGGTATGTGAACATCGAAAACGTCTTAGGGACAGACGAACTCGCGGAACTCAATGCCCTCATTGATGCACAAGATTACCCAGATCCGGTAGATGATGATGTTTATTCGCAGAGGTTCGGCGGATTCTTGAGTTGGGAGAACGATGCGTTCCGTAAACTCCTCAACCACCCGCGTATTATGCCGTTCTTAGCGGAGATCGTCGGTCCAAAATTCCGGTTGGATCACGTCTACGGCATCTTGATGATAGAGGGGAACCCGGGTGGAATGCTTCACGGGGGTGGAACACCATACGACCCAGCGCAGTATTACGTCTTCCGAAACGATCGGATGTATAACGGATTAACCGTTGTGTCGTGGGCTTTAACGGATATGCTTCCCGGACATGGTGGTTTCTGTTGTATCCCGGGTAGCCATAAGAGCAACTATCCGTGTCCGGCGGAGTTCCGACCCGTGGAGGACAACGAGACGTGTATGGCACCCGTGCATCAGAAAGCGGGGGATGTCGTCATTTTCACAGAGGCATTGACGCACGGCACGCTCCCTTGGACGACTTCGCACGAACGCCGCTCTATTCTGTTCAAATACTCACCGGGACATGCCTCGTGGGGACAAGGCAGATACGACGATGAACTTCGCAACCTCATGTCAGACGAGGATCAGAAGTTGATGCTTGAACCACCTTACGTTGCGAGTCGCAAACCGGTGGTCTAA
- a CDS encoding amidohydrolase family protein, protein MRPYFDVHCHIGMTVSRAPTVGQSVGRCLARMASADVIGAIPCPTGGSPQARGVLDTRAQHETIANACKLYPDRFPIGLGIAEVRHEQAGADELDRAMQEDGLVGFMCHPGLSGHSLGGELYAFLEVVAMHSGLCLLHQAGSTRNIAAYAQRFPSITFIIGHVSMNKAGHLDAIDQCGKCENVWFDVAQKPEGADASWDLVHLVNHLGGDRIMFGSDLPYYDFRLVQAQIESAGLSDETKERIAYQNAVRLVQQFREDWVPTLLPITPPQVYSETEMWDANGARLR, encoded by the coding sequence ATGCGTCCCTATTTCGATGTTCATTGTCACATTGGTATGACGGTATCACGCGCACCCACTGTGGGGCAGAGTGTCGGACGTTGTCTGGCGCGGATGGCTTCGGCAGATGTGATTGGTGCGATTCCGTGTCCAACGGGCGGGAGTCCACAGGCACGTGGTGTATTAGACACACGCGCACAACACGAGACGATTGCCAACGCATGCAAGCTCTATCCAGACCGCTTTCCGATTGGACTTGGGATCGCCGAGGTCCGACACGAACAAGCGGGTGCTGACGAATTGGACAGAGCCATGCAGGAAGACGGTTTAGTGGGCTTTATGTGTCATCCTGGACTGTCTGGACATTCACTCGGTGGTGAGTTGTACGCGTTCCTTGAGGTGGTGGCGATGCATAGCGGATTATGTCTGCTACATCAGGCAGGCTCCACCCGAAATATTGCCGCTTACGCGCAGCGGTTTCCGTCCATAACGTTCATTATCGGACATGTTTCGATGAACAAAGCCGGGCATCTCGATGCGATCGATCAGTGTGGGAAATGCGAGAATGTCTGGTTCGATGTCGCCCAGAAGCCGGAAGGTGCAGATGCGAGTTGGGACCTCGTCCACCTTGTCAATCATCTCGGTGGCGACAGGATTATGTTCGGGAGCGATCTGCCATATTACGATTTTCGTCTGGTGCAGGCGCAAATCGAATCCGCAGGACTTAGTGATGAGACAAAGGAGCGGATTGCCTACCAGAACGCCGTGCGGTTGGTTCAACAATTCCGAGAAGACTGGGTGCCAACGCTGCTTCCGATAACGCCTCCGCAGGTCTATTCTGAAACTGAGATGTGGGATGCGAATGGTGCAAGATTGCGCTAA
- a CDS encoding sulfatase-like hydrolase/transferase — protein sequence MSSRPNVLFMIADDHRWDAIGGMGDPTVKTPTMDSLMARGTTFRQTHIMGSLVGAVCVPSRAAVLTSANLFRSGGNQINRDLAVWPQVMREAGYHTFFSGKWHNDRQTFTDSFEDGAKIFFGGMSDQYKVPVFDFDPTGKYPEDARYIGEKFSTELFTDATVQFLQDYDATDPFFVYLSFTSPHDPRTAPGEYATMYSPEDIPVPENFVPEHPFDNGEMRIRDEVLAPFPRTPEIVQQHIADYYGMITHMDAEMGRVLQTLEATGHLENTIIIYTADHGLAVGQHGLLGKQNLYNHSIHVPSIFAGPGIPEGETVDALTYLYDVFPTVCDLTDVACPGTTEGYSLVPLMNGHVERIRATVFAAYRDIQRTITDGRWKLIRYYVSEETGAGTDCIQFFDLEQDPWETTNLADLPEHADLIRSLAADMQMWQIQTNDFMKDVPVLL from the coding sequence ATGTCTTCACGCCCCAATGTTCTTTTTATGATCGCTGACGATCACCGATGGGATGCCATCGGTGGCATGGGCGATCCAACGGTCAAAACACCGACGATGGATTCACTCATGGCACGCGGCACAACTTTCCGACAAACTCACATTATGGGATCCCTTGTCGGTGCCGTTTGTGTCCCCAGCCGCGCCGCTGTCCTGACGAGTGCGAATCTATTCCGTAGCGGCGGAAACCAGATTAACCGAGATTTGGCAGTGTGGCCGCAGGTAATGCGCGAAGCCGGATATCACACATTTTTTTCTGGCAAATGGCACAATGACCGACAAACGTTTACCGACAGTTTCGAGGACGGTGCTAAAATTTTCTTTGGTGGAATGAGCGATCAATATAAAGTACCGGTTTTCGATTTCGATCCAACAGGAAAATACCCAGAGGATGCCCGGTACATTGGAGAAAAGTTTTCTACAGAACTGTTTACAGACGCCACCGTGCAATTCCTGCAGGACTATGATGCAACGGACCCTTTCTTTGTTTACCTCTCCTTTACGTCACCGCACGATCCGAGAACGGCACCTGGGGAATACGCGACGATGTATTCACCAGAGGATATACCTGTTCCAGAGAACTTCGTTCCCGAACATCCGTTCGACAACGGTGAGATGCGTATTCGGGACGAAGTGTTGGCGCCCTTCCCGCGCACACCAGAAATCGTTCAGCAGCACATCGCCGACTATTACGGGATGATTACGCACATGGATGCCGAAATGGGACGTGTGCTGCAGACTTTAGAAGCCACCGGGCATCTCGAAAATACGATTATCATCTATACCGCCGATCACGGGCTCGCTGTTGGGCAACATGGACTGTTGGGAAAACAGAATCTCTATAACCATAGTATCCACGTGCCTTCCATATTTGCTGGACCGGGGATCCCCGAAGGGGAAACAGTTGATGCGCTAACCTATCTGTATGATGTGTTTCCCACCGTCTGCGATCTCACCGATGTCGCCTGTCCAGGAACGACTGAAGGGTACAGTTTAGTGCCATTGATGAATGGACATGTAGAACGGATACGCGCTACGGTTTTCGCGGCGTATAGAGATATTCAACGCACAATCACGGATGGGCGTTGGAAATTGATTCGTTACTATGTCTCCGAAGAGACGGGTGCTGGCACGGATTGCATCCAATTTTTCGATTTAGAGCAGGATCCTTGGGAGACGACAAACCTTGCCGATCTACCTGAACATGCCGACCTTATCCGGTCGCTCGCGGCGGATATGCAAATGTGGCAAATCCAAACGAACGATTTCATGAAAGATGTACCCGTATTGCTGTAG